The following DNA comes from Gaiellales bacterium.
CTGGGCGTGGTCGTCGGCGATCCGCACGCTCCAACCCCCGGCCGGCGCCGTTCCGGCGACGGCGACGTCGCCGCCAAGCGAGACAAGCACGCCCGATCCGATCTCGGCCGCGAGGCGGCTCGCGGCCAGGTCCGCAGCGAGCGCCTTCGCCGTCGCGCCGAGATCGAGCCGCACCCCTTCCGGCACGAACACCGCCCGGCGCACGGAATCGAGCTGAATCCGACGCCAGGCCTCGGGCTGCGGCTTACACGCGCGCACCGCCCAACGACCGCGCGCGCGAACGAGCGCGAATGTCCGGTCGTAACCGGCGGCGCGCAGCGCGTTCCC
Coding sequences within:
- a CDS encoding FAD:protein FMN transferase, giving the protein GNALRAAGYDRTFALVRARGRWAVRACKPQPEAWRRIQLDSVRRAVFVPEGVRLDLGATAKALAADLAASRLAAEIGSGVLVSLGGDVAVAGTAPAGGWSVRIADDHAQPLEGPGPVVAISAGGLATSSVAVRRWPTDLGTAHHILDPRTALPAASPWRTVTVAAASCVDANVAATAAIVEGHGAIGWLAARGLHARLVDDAGAVSRVGAWPAEQGGR